The genomic stretch GCGAGTTGATTCCATCCGAGGAACTTTCATTGGCAGCAAAATGGCCAGGGGAGCAACACGTGTATCATGATGTGCCATTGGCGAGCATCATGAATGACTACCGCGTATGTCGAATATTCTGTACAAGGGTCATCATGGCATGTGTGGAGTGGCTTAACTCGGGCCCTAACTATCGAGATGGAGATAGAGCGCGGAATAAGAGCGTCTATGTGATCCAGAAGATGGTAGACGAGATCTGCGCATGTGTGCCTTTTCATTTGAGCTATGAGCTGCAGACGGCCGCCAAGGAGATGGGACAGGAGAAGAATGGTAAGTATCAGTCATTTCTATTCTTTACGTCGTTCAAGAGCTAAATCTTGCGCAGCCGCTGAGGCCTTTGGGGGGTACTCGTTAGTCTGGCCACTATACGTCGCAGCCAATGCAGATATGATACCGCAAGAGCAACGTGACTGGCTCTTTGGCCGACTCTCAGTCATTGGCACAAAGTTTGGATTGAGTAGTGCACAGGTTCTAGTACTGGCAAGGAGACACGTGCTCACATGTGGGCCAATGTTCCCATAACGCAAGGCTACTATTGAGGGCTGGTGTTGTATGAATATGGTTGAAACGGGAGTATCATGAATGTATTTCTTTCGTTTAAGCAATAAACACAACAGGCCCTGTTGAAACGGATCTATTCCATGGCGGACTGAAGTTGAAAGAGCGAAGGTGCCGTTGCATTGAGTCATCCGCATTGAGCAAGTGGTTGCATGACCACGTATTGGAACGGGTGGGTATAGTGGAGACACGACGTTCCTTGGCACCGATGTTTCTGGCCGGGGCCTGTGAAGATGGCGACATGTTGCTGCGCTTCACATACATGACAGAGTTGATGCCTTCGTATATCAAAACAATGCATCAGGCAATGTCGACCCGCAGCGGCCCGTTTCCGCGCCAAGCTTTCGGGGTTTCATTACACGAGCCGCGCAATCGAGGGAGGCGCATCTAGACGTCCCGGCGAACTGCATATCTCCTTATCCCTTTGCCAAATTGCGGCTGTGCAAGAAGGAAGTCGTCACCATCTTCCATACATATTCTCCAGACGTCACTTGACTATACATTGGTATCGCGCTTGCTCAGATTACCCCGCCACACTCCTCAGTCGTCAGCCCACCATCAGCCTCATCACGTCACCACCACCATGGGCGCATTAAACCTCATTCCGCTCATCATCCTCTTCGCAGTCGTTGGAGGTATTGGATGGGTAGGCTACCAGGTAGGATGACCCTGCCCACATTTGCGCAATAACCGCTGATCATTGCCCGTCGCAGATCTACCTCTACTCGAACGAACTCGCCGAGCGCGGCGTGAAGAAGATGGAAAAGAAGAATGTCGTCTTCACTAAAGATGGCGCAAAGGTCGGAGTGAAGGAAGTGAGCACAGAGTCTTATACAGACAAAACACAAAGAGCATTTGTGAAGACGTGGAACGCCGCTCAAGAGGGGTATGCGTTCGCGACAAGGGCATGGCAAATTATATGCTAATAGATTGATCCAGTTCTCCCGTATCGCGCCCCTCGTCAACTCGAAAACCTACCAGATGATCGAAACACACGAGATGGAATAACCTTGACCTTCAGGTATACCTTCTCGTTTGGACGTTGCCTGGTAGCCTTGTTTCGGACCGAACGAACTGCGACTGCTTTCGACTTTTGCGAACAAGTCGGCGATGAGTGTCTGAAGTGTCGGAGCGTCATGTGCTATTACACGATATAGGCAATATATGCAGGCCTAGGCGCATGCGGGGCTGGTCAAGTCACACTTTCACTTATGAGAATCAAGAGATGGTGTTCACATGACCCACAAGAACCTCGTGTGACACTTACTTGCACTCAACAAACAATTTCGAGACGTTCCTATCGGCGAGAGCTCGTCCTGGTATGTGGTTTTCTATAGCGTCTTGGGTGACGTTTCTTTTTATAGATGCCGGTGCGGAATTTTACGTTCATGTGCTGAAGACAGTTCCATTGAAATGTGGCTATCCATGTAATCAGAAACTTACGTATGATCTCAATACCATGTGCTTGGGTTATGCCCACGTTAGTCACCCTCTTTTGTTCAAGTATAGTCTACTGTAAGACCAACCTCACGCAAGTGCTGTTACATCGTGGGGGTATATGGCCAGGGTGTGTTCAGAGCGTTGCAATTAGACTAGGGTAGTCTGCTTCCAGAACACCTAGGACAGGCATTTCCCACCGGTCAACGAGCAGGTCCTCACTAGTCGCTTTAGGCTCCCGACATTGTGTTTCCGGCTACAAGCAAGCTTCGGATCATCAAGCGGGAACTGTATTGACGTCAGCTGCTACGTCAGCAGTTACCTAAGCGTCCACTTACTCGGAGCGCAAAAGGAGGATGTCCTCTATTTCATCGGAGGGTCGCCTCAACATGTCCGACGCCAATATACTTCCTCAACAAAGAATGTCAGGTGTGTGGATCTGACATATGTCACAACGAATCATAACATAGTAAATTAGGGCTAGGGCTGCTGAGTCCTCCAGCATAAACACGTTGCTTGTTTTGACATCTGCTTCTGCATTCATGTTATGCACTAAATGAACGCAACGTCAAAACTCCGCAGACAGGACACAAAGAGCGCGGATGGTCGAACGAATCTCCGCCGAGACAACGACGCTTGGAAGGCGAAGCAAGACCATATATGCCGATCACAGCACTATGTACGTTAGTCTACCCCAGAAATCCCAAGCGGTGCCTAGAAACCACCATCCGACGGGCGTTATCGAATCATATTGCTGTTGCCTGTTGAAGCTCAATCGCAAGGCGAACAATGGTGCAGCTTGGCTGGCGGCGAAAGCAGTGATGGTGTGTAGGGGGTGAAAGACGTATAAACCGTCAAATGTCCCCCGACCAATATGGTCTACAATCAGAACACGCCATCATGTCTTCACTACATGAACAATTAACCAGGTCTGAGCTGTTCAGCTTAAGGGGTTTCGCCCTTGCATCTGGACTGACTCTTGCTGCTGTAAGTCTATTCTTTGACTGGATGTGAATTCTCTCACAACCCGCTCTGGGTGTTGAAATATATTCTGTCCATCATGAAATTGTATTGAAAACGGCTGATAGGATTTAGGCCATCACATATTCTACTTACATTGTAATATACAACCTCTTCTTCCATCCCCTCAGGCACATCCCCGGCCCACTGTTTGCACGAGCCTGTCCCATTCCTTACGCCCTCGTCATACGAAAAGGCACCATCATTCCGTGGCTAAAGGCACTACACGACAAGTATGGAGAGGTTGTACGAATGAGTCCAGGCCAAGTTTCATTCATCTCGGGCGAGACTGCATGGCAAGATGTTCAGGGCTTCCGCACGGGAAAGTCTAAAGACAGTAGCCTTTTCATGAGGGATACTAATTGGGCGTAAGTCATTTTTGTATATGATATGGACGTTGCTAATAGAGTCAGTCCCGCCTCGCTCAATGGAACGACATCAATTTTCGCATCTAACGGCGAATTGCACGCGCGCCTGCGACGCAATGTTGCCAGTGGTTTTAGTGTATCGGCTCTCCGCTTACAAGAATCTCTCATTCTTGAGTATGCTGACCTTCTCGTGTCGCGACTACGCGAGGTCAGCACTGAGGGGGCCGTCGATATGGTGGACTGGTACAGTAAGCATACTCTGATAATTCAGCACAAAACCAACTACATGTACTAACCAAGACACGATAGGCTTTACCGCCTTCGACATCATCGGTGACCTCATCTTCAGTGAACCTTTCGGCTGCCTCCGCGATGGCAAAGGTCACGAGTGGGTCCCATTCGTCTACAACGGCGTCAGCAATCTTCCCAAACTGTATACCGAGAAGGTGTGGGCGATATTCAAGTGGTACGACACGCTCCGTAGCATTTTCGAAGACCAGGAAAAGCCGCTTAGAACGCGTCTTGCCTTGTTAGCCAAGTCCCAAAAGAAGGTCAATGAATGCATCGCAAAGGTTGAAAAGGGTACCGACAAGAGAGTAGAAGCGAGTTTTTTCGCAGGCGTCATTAGGAAGGAAGGCACGGAAAGAGGTCTAACACGAAACGAACTCGACACCGTCGCCATGGGCTTCCTCGGCGCAGGCAGCGAAACAACAGCCACCATCCTCTCCGGCGCCACCTACATGCTCCTCATCAACCCAGACAAGTACGAGAAAATCGTGCACGAGATCCGTACGGCGTTCTCGTCGACGGAGGAAATAACTATGGATGCGGTAAACAAACTCGAGTACCTCATTGCCGTTTTCCAAGAGAGCTTTCGCATGTATCCCCCTGTTTCCACTGGCATCCCTCGTGTCGCACCCCCGAGCGGCGCAGAGGTCTCAGGCTACTATGTTCCCGGCGGTACAAATGTGCATATCCCACAGCATGCGGCCAACCTATCGACGCGCAATTTCAAGGATCCAGAGAAATTCGTGCCGGAGCGCTGGCTGGGCGACCCCAAGTACAAGGATGACAAGTTATCGGTTATGCAGCCGTTTGGTATGGGACCGACGGTTTGTCTGGGTAAAAAGTAAGTTTGGATTGCCTTTTGATACACGTGGTTGCTGTTGCTAACGACAAGTGTTCCAGTCTGGCGTATGTCGAAATGCGTGTTATTCTTGCAAAGTGCCTCTTTGCTTTCGACATGGAGCTCGACGAGAGTGTAAAGTCTGAGCATTGGATCAACAAGCAGCGTCAGTTCTTCCTGTGGGAGAAGCCAGACTTAAATGTCAGATTGACGCCTGTGAAACGCTAGGTTGGGGTGTTAGATTGGATATATGGTGTATGGTAGACAGAAGTGGGAGCCTAGAGATTCCGTTTGGGCATCTTTAGAGGCTGGAGAATTTGCCAAGGTTATTTTCTTTGTTGTTTTAGTCCTTTTGTGATGTTAAAATTGGGCTTATTCTGGCAATGTTAAGTATCTTGACCAATATACTAATTCACTCTGCTTCGACATGCTCACTGCGTGGTCTCACCTGTTACGCAACACTTCGTGGGTAAGCACTCGCCTAATGACGTGCCTTGGAGTGGAAAAGAGGCAATCAACATTGTCTCTGTTTAACATATGCATATCATCTGCTATGAAATCTAATCGTGCTTAGAATTCCACCTCTATTAAAGCAGGAAACTAGATCAATAACGCCACAGCAATGCAAAGATATCCCTAGATACATCCCTCATCATCTTGATTATATACAACGAATATTTGACTGCATATCTCTCTCTTACACCCCTTATCACAGACATCCTAAATAGCATACAACCACACAGCCACAGCAAATACAAGCGCATACGCACTAGAACCGACCCTCGCGTCTGCAGAAGCACCAGACCCCTTTGGCACATTATTAGTAGCCGCACCACCCAAATACCACGACCCAATATCCGTTAGTTTCCCATCCTGCGTCAACATGGCCGCATTCTTACCCACATTACTAACATCTGAGCGAAACGCACCAAAGTACGAGTAATGCGTAACGTTCCTACATCCACGCTGTTAGCCCCAGGCTTCCACATCCAGCCGTTCAGTGAGAAGAGAGAAAGGAAAGAAAACTTACGGCCAACTATCAAAACTCTGCACACTACGATTAAAAAAACTCACAGTCTCCTCCATGCCCTGATTCGGGTACCCATACTCGGTAACCCAAACAGTCATATTGGGCCATTTGGTCGTCACCTGGCCCACATGACTCATCATGCCCTCAAAGTTGCCATACCAATGGACGGGGATGAAATCTGGGTTACAACCTCCACCACACTCCTTGAAGAAATTCTCTAGCCATTGCCACCCGGACTCCGCGCCTGTGACGGCGGGAGCCCCCAATTTAACGCCGAGTTCTTTCAAGGGCTCGATTTCGGCTTTCCAGCGTGCGGCCGCGACGGCGACACCGAGGTTGGAGCCGCCGGTGCTGTGGCCGCCGTCGGGCTCGTTAAAGCCTAGGACGTGGGTTATATTTATTCCGGAGTTGATTAGTTTTCTGACGGTGTCCAGGAAGGGGGTTCCTTTGTCGGAGGCGCTGGCGCCCCAGAGCATGGGGACGAAGTGCATGGATGGGTCGTTTGCGTAGGCTGGGGAGGGGTCTTTTTCGTAGTTGTAGTACCAGGTTGGGGGCGAGGGGCCAGATGTCCAGATTTTGTCGTCGGAGGGGTTTTTTGACGACGGGACGTGGCAGAGGCCGCGTTTGGAGGATGTGGTGGCTGTTGCTTGCGCGGTTGTGGTAGTGGTGGCGGTTAGGAGAGCCGTTGTGGCGGAGAGGAGGAGTGTGTTGCGCATGGTTGGCTATTGTGGGAGGTTTGTAGATGGCCGGAAGTTTGGAGAAAGTTTGATTTTCCGTTGTGGTTTTCGGTCTTGAGTTCTGATATGAGGGAAGCTTGCGTACTCGGTACCAgcgatggcgatggcgatATGGGTATGATTAACCAACGACGCGATTTAGATATAATTTCGAATAGAGAAACCCCCAATACCGGAAAAAGGGTCGTCTCAAAAACACAAAAACCTCAATTCCCGAATACCCTCGTAACCTGTGGTGGTAGCAGTACTTAGCGGTAGCCGTAGTAGTAAATCCAACCCAACCAAAAAAAGAATCCCCGGCAGCAACCCACCTCTATTTAAAAGTGTGCCACACAAGCGAAAAGGCTGAGAAGGAAAAAAAAAGCTAAATCAGACCCTCTCATATCTCCCCCTTCGTTTAGCAGCCGCCCTGAACGTGGGCAAAAAGACGCTACATCTGCACCATGGGCAATTCGGCACTATCGAAAAGTGCAAGATAACGCGGCTCTTGCTTTGCCGTTTCTACCGCTATCGCGCGGGCGGGCGCAGCGAGGGAATGCAGCCTACTAGGCACATGTGTGCAGCCTCGTCGTGTTGGCATTAAGATGTTATCATCTTCCAATAGTCACACCCAAGAAAAGAGCTGCCCATCACCATCCCCATCCCCATCTTGCCGTCGTGTTGGCTCACCACATCCCCAAGTCGTTTCCCTGACGCAGGTACAAGCCCCAAGtcccaacccaacccaacccaacccacCCGGGTCCAGCCAGCCGACCGACCAACCGACCGGTCCGCGCCACCACCATAAGCCCATCGTCAGCCTCACCGCGGCCGGTACCAGGGCCCAGGGGTTGACCCGCCAAACCGCAAAAAGGGTAATCAAAGCTGCGGGAGATCGACTCTGGCCCCTCCGCTCGACATCTCAAGAAGGGCAATTGTTCGACGTGGACGGAGCGGCGGGGTCATGGCGCCGATGCGGATGAGATGAAGTGCAGATTACTTACTTAAAGTGGGAAACGGGAAAGTCTGGCGCTGATACGGATTTGTAGAATTGCGGTATCGACCTCGGGGGAGGGAGATAGCGACAACGACAACGCACATGCGACGCGTGGGGGAGCTGAACCTGCGAGGCCAAGTTACCGACATCTGGACTCGTAAACGGGCGAAGCAAGAAGCGAGTGCGAGCGACAAAACTCGGACAAGCCGGAAGGGGTAAGTAGCTGTCGAGTCAGCCATCACGGTCTCGCTCACTCAACGAAAAAAATAAACATGGCGCGCCCAGCTTTTGCTGAGAGGTTAAACGTATGACATCAGCTTCTTAAACAAACTTCATCGGCCCA from Pyrenophora tritici-repentis strain M4 chromosome 1, whole genome shotgun sequence encodes the following:
- a CDS encoding glycoside hydrolase family 128 protein translates to MRNTLLLSATTALLTATTTTTAQATATTSSKRGLCHVPSSKNPSDDKIWTSGPSPPTWYYNYEKDPSPAYANDPSMHFVPMLWGASASDKGTPFLDTVRKLINSGINITHVLGFNEPDGGHSTGGSNLGVAVAAARWKAEIEPLKELGVKLGAPAVTGAESGWQWLENFFKECGGGCNPDFIPVHWYGNFEGMMSHVGQVTTKWPNMTVWVTEYGYPNQGMEETVSFFNRSVQSFDSWPNVTHYSYFGAFRSDVSNVGKNAAMLTQDGKLTDIGSWYLGGAATNNVPKGSGASADARVGSSAYALVFAVAVWLYAI
- a CDS encoding CypX, Cytochrome P450 yields the protein MSSLHEQLTRSELFSLRGFALASGLTLAAAITYSTYIVIYNLFFHPLRHIPGPLFARACPIPYALVIRKGTIIPWLKALHDKYGEVVRMSPGQVSFISGETAWQDVQGFRTGKSKDSSLFMRDTNWAPASLNGTTSIFASNGELHARLRRNVASGFSVSALRLQESLILEYADLLVSRLREVSTEGAVDMVDWYSFTAFDIIGDLIFSEPFGCLRDGKGHEWVPFVYNGVSNLPKLYTEKVWAIFKWYDTLRSIFEDQEKPLRTRLALLAKSQKKVNECIAKVEKGTDKRVEASFFAGVIRKEGTERGLTRNELDTVAMGFLGAGSETTATILSGATYMLLINPDKYEKIVHEIRTAFSSTEEITMDAVNKLEYLIAVFQESFRMYPPVSTGIPRVAPPSGAEVSGYYVPGGTNVHIPQHAANLSTRNFKDPEKFVPERWLGDPKYKDDKLSVMQPFGMGPTVCLGKNLAYVEMRVILAKCLFAFDMELDESVKSEHWINKQRQFFLWEKPDLNVRLTPVKR